One Bacteroidota bacterium genomic window carries:
- a CDS encoding FKBP-type peptidyl-prolyl cis-trans isomerase, whose protein sequence is MRVIVYSLLSALLLSSCLNDLTDQEAEEAQAKYESYLQRNNYTADEQIGYGVYVRLAAGADATNPKPKTGQTVLLQYDGYYTNNTLFETTDSAKSIAISYRDVVIFGPKRHKVGTLIWGFDTAIRTVPEGAAAQIVIPYQYAFGNYEPVVYDVELLEIIENDSAWESETFLEFAQANGFDTSRYISTAKGLLYKTFGDDSLRTDPVLKLNDAVYIKLTARYAETYYDNNLGRVFYPRKIEADTITYLYGSTTKYPITDAIDSAVKYMRKGQVLEIAFLSGAEAPTGYQWGYGANGVIDNNYNITIISPYTSLHYRIELDSTAREK, encoded by the coding sequence ATGCGTGTAATAGTCTATAGCCTTTTATCAGCCTTGCTTTTAAGCTCTTGTTTGAACGATCTTACCGATCAGGAAGCAGAAGAAGCACAAGCCAAATACGAATCTTATCTTCAAAGAAATAATTATACAGCCGATGAGCAGATAGGTTATGGTGTATATGTGCGTCTGGCCGCAGGTGCTGATGCCACTAACCCTAAACCCAAAACAGGTCAAACCGTTCTGCTTCAGTACGACGGGTATTATACCAATAACACTTTGTTCGAAACTACCGATTCGGCCAAATCAATTGCTATTTCATACAGAGATGTAGTTATTTTTGGCCCTAAGAGGCACAAAGTAGGTACCCTTATCTGGGGTTTTGATACTGCTATTCGTACGGTGCCTGAGGGTGCTGCAGCCCAGATAGTGATCCCATACCAATATGCCTTTGGAAATTACGAGCCTGTGGTTTACGATGTGGAATTACTGGAAATTATTGAAAATGACTCAGCATGGGAATCTGAGACCTTTCTCGAATTTGCACAAGCCAATGGCTTTGATACTTCGAGGTATATCTCTACAGCAAAGGGCTTGCTTTATAAAACATTTGGTGACGATAGTCTTCGTACCGACCCTGTTCTAAAACTGAACGATGCTGTGTACATCAAGCTAACTGCCCGTTATGCAGAAACATATTACGACAACAATTTGGGCCGTGTGTTTTACCCACGTAAAATTGAAGCCGATACAATTACTTACCTGTATGGTTCCACTACCAAATATCCTATAACCGATGCAATTGATTCTGCAGTAAAATACATGAGAAAAGGCCAGGTTCTCGAAATAGCATTCCTTTCAGGGGCAGAAGCTCCTACGGGTTATCAATGGGGATATGGGGCAAATGGGGTAATTGACAATAATTATAACATTACTATTATCTCGCCTTATACATCGCTCCATTACCGGATTGAACTGGATTCTACTGCACGAGAGAAATAA
- a CDS encoding FKBP-type peptidyl-prolyl cis-trans isomerase, which translates to MKNKLFLILAIIMLTACSQSPFEGYKKSPKGFYYQLKGLGESQDEVVVGDFITIDISYSTISDSVFFSGRRKLRIEEPAYKGAIEDCFMSLHPGESASFILLAEPFFKQTLETDLPGFFAPEAFMKVLVTIIEVQKISDYENEKQAFLNWTEDFGEYERVILQQYMAEEKLNTQPTASGLVYVPIVQGAGKKIEIGDTITIDYEGIFLNGKYFDSTKRRRQPFQFVYGTEWQVIKGLEEGLSFMREGDRAMFIVPSELAFGATGSSTGIVPPFTSLIFEVEVRSVKEGAKEKI; encoded by the coding sequence ATGAAGAATAAATTGTTTTTGATTTTAGCGATTATAATGCTAACAGCATGCAGCCAGTCACCATTCGAAGGTTATAAAAAATCGCCGAAAGGTTTTTATTATCAATTAAAAGGACTGGGGGAGTCGCAGGATGAGGTTGTGGTAGGCGATTTTATTACCATTGACATTTCCTATTCAACTATTTCCGATTCGGTATTTTTCTCGGGTCGCCGAAAGTTAAGAATTGAAGAGCCTGCCTACAAAGGTGCTATCGAAGATTGTTTTATGAGTTTGCATCCGGGCGAGAGCGCCTCGTTTATTTTGCTGGCCGAACCCTTTTTTAAGCAAACTCTTGAAACTGATCTTCCTGGTTTTTTTGCTCCCGAAGCATTTATGAAAGTGTTGGTTACTATAATTGAAGTACAAAAAATATCGGATTACGAAAATGAAAAGCAGGCATTTCTGAACTGGACCGAAGATTTTGGAGAATACGAAAGGGTGATTCTACAGCAATACATGGCTGAGGAAAAGTTAAACACACAACCAACTGCTTCCGGACTGGTATATGTTCCCATTGTGCAGGGTGCAGGTAAGAAAATTGAAATTGGCGATACCATTACCATCGATTATGAAGGGATATTTCTTAATGGTAAATATTTCGATTCCACCAAACGCAGGCGTCAGCCTTTTCAATTTGTTTATGGTACCGAATGGCAGGTTATAAAAGGCTTGGAAGAGGGACTTTCTTTTATGCGCGAAGGCGACCGGGCGATGTTTATTGTACCCTCGGAACTTGCATTTGGTGCTACGGGCAGTTCTACAGGCATTGTGCCTCCCTTTACTTCTTTGATTTTTGAGGTGGAGGTTAGGTCGGTAAAGGAGGGTGCCAAAGAGAAAATTTAA
- a CDS encoding FKBP-type peptidyl-prolyl cis-trans isomerase — MRSYFAFLLLLLACGREQKLPDQQKNSFGQEELVEVNRILLKKDQQRIAAHIKRMNWNMQETETGLWYEILQKGSGSLVASGDEITLKYSLSMLDGTMLYSSAEKGAKTLIAGKGGVESGLEQGVLLCNLGTKARFILPPHLAHGLTGDGERIPARAILVYEIEIIELRKNFNP, encoded by the coding sequence ATGCGAAGCTATTTTGCTTTTCTTCTTCTTCTTTTAGCCTGTGGAAGAGAACAGAAATTGCCCGACCAACAAAAAAATTCTTTCGGTCAGGAAGAGCTGGTTGAAGTGAATCGTATTTTGCTTAAAAAAGACCAACAGCGCATTGCGGCGCATATAAAACGCATGAATTGGAACATGCAGGAAACAGAAACAGGCCTTTGGTACGAAATCCTTCAAAAAGGAAGCGGTAGCCTTGTGGCTTCAGGCGATGAGATTACACTAAAATATTCACTTTCGATGCTCGATGGTACAATGCTTTATTCATCTGCTGAAAAGGGAGCGAAAACTTTAATTGCCGGAAAGGGTGGAGTGGAAAGTGGATTGGAACAGGGAGTTTTGTTATGCAACCTGGGTACAAAGGCTCGTTTTATTCTTCCTCCGCACCTGGCTCATGGTCTTACTGGCGATGGAGAAAGAATACCGGCAAGGGCCATATTGGTATATGAAATTGAAATTATAGAATTGAGAAAAAACTTCAACCCATGA
- a CDS encoding bifunctional oligoribonuclease/PAP phosphatase NrnA, with product MKLSKRFDTSALSALLSRQKQHIVIVSHRNPDGDAMGSSLALYNTFIKLGHQVNVVVPNMFAGFLRWMPGASQAMVYEYTPVKCDEIFKQCTILIAVDFNDLSRIREFSKSLMPGNSFKVLIDHHPDPADFANLSISDTSVSSTCELVFLFLRSLGLDHLIDKQVAECIYTGIMTDTGCFSFNSSNRQTFDVAGRLLELGIEKDKIYDRIYDNFSFDRMKLFGYSLHEKMIYLPEFRTAYISLSQEEIKKYNFKVGDSEGFVNVPLSIKDVIFSVLFTERDDVVKLSLRSKGDFAVNAIAQQFFEGGGHINAAGGESKKNLADTIKAFIDLLPAYKEALHAC from the coding sequence TTGAAACTCTCAAAACGTTTTGATACCAGTGCGCTAAGTGCGCTGCTTAGCAGGCAAAAACAGCATATAGTAATTGTTTCGCACCGCAATCCAGATGGAGATGCCATGGGGTCTTCGCTGGCTTTATACAACACCTTTATTAAATTGGGACACCAGGTGAATGTGGTGGTACCCAATATGTTTGCCGGATTTCTGCGATGGATGCCCGGAGCCTCGCAGGCTATGGTGTACGAATATACTCCCGTAAAATGCGACGAAATTTTTAAGCAATGCACAATATTGATAGCGGTCGATTTTAACGATTTGTCGCGTATCAGAGAATTTTCCAAAAGCCTTATGCCTGGCAATTCATTTAAAGTGCTCATAGACCATCATCCTGATCCGGCCGATTTTGCCAACCTGTCGATATCCGATACATCGGTAAGTTCTACCTGCGAGTTGGTTTTTTTGTTTTTGCGAAGCCTGGGTTTAGACCATCTCATCGACAAGCAAGTGGCAGAATGCATCTATACAGGCATAATGACCGATACGGGATGCTTCAGTTTTAACTCATCGAACAGGCAAACCTTTGATGTCGCTGGCCGGCTTCTTGAACTGGGAATTGAAAAAGATAAGATTTACGACCGCATTTACGATAATTTTTCTTTCGACCGTATGAAGCTTTTTGGTTATTCACTTCACGAAAAGATGATTTATCTGCCGGAGTTTCGTACGGCGTATATTAGTCTCAGCCAGGAAGAGATCAAGAAATATAACTTTAAAGTGGGCGATTCTGAAGGTTTTGTAAATGTGCCCCTGTCAATCAAAGATGTTATTTTTTCTGTGCTTTTTACCGAACGCGACGATGTGGTGAAGCTATCACTGCGCTCCAAGGGAGATTTTGCTGTGAATGCAATTGCCCAGCAATTTTTCGAAGGAGGTGGACACATAAATGCAGCCGGTGGCGAATCGAAGAAAAACCTGGCCGATACGATAAAAGCATTTATCGATTTATTACCAGCCTATAAGGAGGCATTGCATGCCTGTTAA
- the ndk gene encoding nucleoside-diphosphate kinase, with amino-acid sequence MAGTKTFTIIKPGAVSHEFIGPILAIINESGFHISAMRMLRLTRKQAENFYAVHMEKSFYNSLIDFMISGPVVVAILEKENAVTDYRKLIGHTDPHKAEPGTIRRMFAESVERNAVHGSDSDANASLESDFFFSLSERYSIYDKMHF; translated from the coding sequence ATGGCCGGAACAAAAACATTTACCATTATTAAACCAGGTGCGGTTAGTCACGAATTTATCGGGCCTATCCTGGCCATTATCAACGAATCGGGATTTCATATTTCAGCCATGCGCATGTTAAGATTAACCCGTAAGCAGGCAGAAAATTTTTATGCAGTGCATATGGAGAAATCATTTTACAATAGCCTGATTGATTTTATGATTTCTGGCCCGGTGGTTGTTGCCATTCTGGAAAAAGAAAATGCCGTGACTGACTATCGCAAACTTATCGGTCACACCGATCCACATAAAGCTGAACCCGGAACCATTCGCCGCATGTTTGCTGAATCGGTAGAGCGCAATGCGGTACATGGCTCCGATAGCGATGCAAATGCCAGCCTCGAAAGCGATTTCTTTTTCTCGCTCAGCGAACGCTATTCGATTTATGATAAAATGCATTTTTAA
- a CDS encoding DUF721 domain-containing protein: MRKSSTQPLKGIIREYIAALGHQQKLKEVNLIVSWEAIAGRMVARHTQKIYVKNKVLYVYLNSAVLRNELLMMRDDFIHKINEHAGSETIQKIVFR, translated from the coding sequence ATGAGAAAGAGCAGCACGCAGCCCCTGAAGGGCATTATACGCGAGTACATTGCCGCATTGGGCCATCAGCAAAAGTTAAAGGAAGTAAACCTGATAGTGAGTTGGGAGGCTATTGCCGGAAGAATGGTGGCCAGGCATACTCAGAAAATCTATGTAAAGAACAAGGTACTTTACGTGTACTTAAATTCGGCAGTTTTGCGCAACGAACTTTTAATGATGCGCGATGATTTTATTCATAAAATAAATGAGCATGCAGGTTCGGAGACTATTCAAAAAATTGTGTTCCGTTAA
- the recF gene encoding DNA replication and repair protein RecF (All proteins in this family for which functions are known are DNA-binding proteins that assist the filamentation of RecA onto DNA for the initiation of recombination or recombinational repair.), with product MYIEKLSLINFKNYEEASIQLHARVNCFVGNNGVGKTNLLDAVYYLCMCKSYFSTSDQYTIRQGQDFMVLQGNFCHNQQSDELYCGLKETKAKQFRKNKKEYQRLTDHIGNYPVVMVSPADSALITEGSEERRRYMNAVIAQYNREYLEQTIRYNKILAQRNRLLKEMKGYGGSDELLEVYDMQLVPLGRSIAQVRMRFVQELSLVFKRYYELISGGLETVEIAYQSQLLQDDFEELLKSNLLRDRSAQFSTVGIHKDDLELTMNGNSIRKVGSQGQQKTFLVALKLAQFEFLKQIKGIKPILLLDDIFDKFDVERVSHILSLVTDESFGQILITHTNETRMRDLLKAYHGSYALFKVEDGKPTQVNV from the coding sequence ATGTACATCGAGAAACTTTCGCTCATTAATTTTAAAAATTACGAAGAAGCCAGCATCCAGTTGCATGCCCGTGTAAATTGCTTTGTGGGGAACAATGGTGTTGGCAAAACAAACCTACTCGATGCCGTGTATTACCTGTGTATGTGTAAGAGTTATTTCAGCACAAGCGACCAATATACCATCCGACAGGGACAGGATTTTATGGTTCTTCAGGGAAATTTCTGTCACAACCAACAATCCGACGAGTTGTATTGTGGATTAAAAGAAACCAAAGCAAAGCAGTTCAGAAAAAACAAAAAAGAATATCAGCGTTTGACTGATCATATTGGAAATTACCCTGTGGTGATGGTTTCGCCAGCCGATTCGGCGCTTATTACAGAAGGAAGTGAAGAGCGTCGGCGCTATATGAATGCGGTAATTGCACAATACAACCGCGAGTACCTCGAACAAACCATTCGGTACAATAAGATACTGGCCCAGCGTAATCGGTTACTCAAAGAGATGAAGGGGTATGGTGGGTCTGATGAACTATTGGAAGTTTACGATATGCAATTGGTGCCTCTCGGCCGGAGTATTGCGCAAGTGCGAATGCGTTTTGTTCAGGAACTTTCGCTAGTGTTTAAGCGCTATTATGAACTAATTTCCGGTGGTCTTGAAACAGTTGAAATAGCCTACCAGTCGCAATTGCTGCAAGATGATTTTGAAGAATTGTTGAAAAGCAATCTTTTGAGAGACCGTAGTGCGCAGTTTAGTACCGTGGGTATTCATAAAGACGATTTGGAATTAACCATGAATGGTAACTCTATTCGTAAAGTCGGTTCGCAGGGGCAGCAGAAAACATTTCTGGTAGCCCTCAAATTGGCCCAATTCGAGTTTTTAAAACAGATTAAAGGCATAAAACCCATATTACTCCTCGACGATATTTTTGATAAGTTTGATGTAGAAAGAGTTTCGCACATTTTAAGTCTGGTAACAGACGAATCTTTTGGTCAGATTTTGATTACCCACACCAACGAAACGCGGATGCGCGATTTGCTGAAGGCTTACCATGGTTCGTATGCCCTTTTTAAGGTCGAAGATGGAAAACCAACACAGGTAAATGTATGA
- a CDS encoding tetratricopeptide repeat protein: MSKDIKHEPDGFETVENVLSKTEQYIEDNRKSLTIIIVAIAIVVGGYLSYQRFYIAPKEVEAQGQMFVAERYFELDSFQIALEGDGTYYGFLEIIDEYRGTKSANLARYYAGISYLQMEQYEEAIENLNKFDANDRLVSTIALGAIGDAYVELEDLKKGVSYYEKAAAKVPNELTSAIYLKKAGIVYEEMGQAKKALAAYETIKKEFPASEEAREIDKYIAAVKLKL, encoded by the coding sequence ATGAGTAAAGATATCAAGCACGAACCAGATGGTTTCGAAACGGTTGAAAATGTACTTTCGAAAACCGAACAATACATTGAAGATAACCGCAAAAGCCTTACTATCATTATTGTTGCAATAGCCATTGTAGTTGGTGGATACCTGAGTTATCAGCGTTTTTATATCGCACCTAAAGAAGTAGAAGCCCAGGGGCAAATGTTTGTTGCCGAGCGCTATTTCGAGTTAGATTCGTTTCAGATAGCCCTCGAAGGTGATGGTACCTATTATGGCTTTTTGGAAATTATCGACGAATACAGAGGTACAAAATCGGCTAACCTGGCCAGATATTATGCCGGAATTTCCTATTTGCAAATGGAGCAATACGAAGAGGCTATTGAAAATCTTAATAAGTTCGATGCCAACGACCGCTTGGTTTCTACCATTGCTCTTGGAGCCATCGGCGATGCTTATGTGGAACTTGAAGACCTTAAAAAAGGTGTTTCGTATTACGAAAAAGCAGCAGCTAAAGTACCCAACGAACTGACTTCGGCCATTTATCTGAAAAAAGCCGGAATAGTATACGAAGAAATGGGGCAGGCAAAAAAAGCCCTTGCTGCTTACGAAACCATAAAAAAAGAATTTCCTGCATCGGAAGAAGCCCGCGAAATTGATAAATACATTGCTGCTGTAAAGCTGAAACTGTAA
- a CDS encoding 6,7-dimethyl-8-ribityllumazine synthase → MATALKNLSDFNPQLMPDASGMKIAIVVAEWNEAITFALRDGAVNTLLKHGVKPDDIAVEHVPGTFELTAGAKALAQTGRFDAVIVLGCVIQGETRHFDFICQGVTQGITQLNLNFDMPFIFGVLTTDNQQQAIDRAGGKHGNKGDEAAYTAIKMVDLIKRVQ, encoded by the coding sequence ATGGCTACAGCTTTAAAAAATCTTTCCGACTTCAATCCCCAGCTGATGCCAGATGCATCAGGCATGAAAATAGCCATAGTGGTAGCAGAATGGAACGAAGCCATTACTTTTGCGCTCCGCGATGGAGCAGTGAATACACTCCTTAAGCACGGTGTTAAACCAGACGATATTGCAGTTGAACATGTACCCGGAACATTCGAACTCACCGCAGGAGCCAAAGCGCTTGCCCAAACCGGCAGGTTCGATGCAGTTATTGTTCTTGGCTGTGTGATCCAGGGCGAGACACGACATTTCGATTTTATCTGCCAGGGTGTTACTCAAGGCATCACTCAACTGAACCTAAACTTTGATATGCCTTTTATTTTTGGTGTGCTAACTACTGACAATCAGCAGCAGGCCATTGACCGCGCTGGAGGAAAGCACGGCAACAAAGGAGATGAAGCCGCCTATACCGCCATTAAAATGGTGGATTTAATAAAACGTGTACAATAA
- the mnmA gene encoding tRNA 2-thiouridine(34) synthase MnmA, with amino-acid sequence MAKVVVGLSGGVDSSVAAYLLKEQGHEVIGMFMINWHDTAGTLSGDCPWNDDLIFAELVARKLEIPFHTIDFSEQYRQRVVDYMFDEYQRGRTPNPDVLCNREVKFDLFADAASELGADFIATGHYCRKETIEMDGKIIHRLLAGTDPSKEQSYFLCQVSQQQLAKALFPIGHLYKSEIRRIATRLELPTAEKKDSQGICFVGKVDLPTFLQQKLEAKKGITIEISKNSEYNPVFNKPVLGKIYTESELKEFAKEVSYKPDMGFEAGTHNGAHFYTIGQRKGLNIGGRKEPLFVLATDTKTNTIYVGQGHDHPGLNRYGLFIPATDLHWIRPDLALAPNQKCEMLVRIRYRQALQKACLYSTESGLYILFEQAQRGMTPGQFAAWYMDEEMIGSGVID; translated from the coding sequence ATGGCGAAGGTAGTGGTTGGCCTTTCAGGCGGTGTCGATTCAAGCGTAGCCGCTTACCTGCTGAAGGAACAAGGGCATGAGGTAATTGGCATGTTTATGATTAACTGGCACGATACGGCAGGTACACTTTCGGGAGACTGCCCCTGGAACGACGACCTGATCTTTGCCGAACTGGTAGCCCGCAAACTGGAAATTCCCTTTCATACTATCGACTTTAGTGAACAATACAGGCAGAGAGTGGTAGATTATATGTTTGATGAATACCAACGTGGGCGCACACCAAATCCAGATGTATTGTGCAACCGTGAGGTGAAATTCGACCTGTTTGCCGATGCAGCCAGTGAACTGGGCGCCGACTTCATTGCTACCGGCCATTATTGCCGTAAAGAAACCATCGAAATGGATGGAAAGATCATTCATCGCTTACTTGCAGGTACTGATCCCTCGAAGGAACAAAGCTACTTTTTATGTCAGGTAAGCCAACAACAACTGGCTAAAGCCCTTTTCCCTATCGGGCACTTGTATAAATCAGAAATCCGCCGGATTGCCACAAGGTTAGAATTGCCTACCGCCGAAAAAAAAGATAGCCAAGGCATTTGCTTTGTTGGTAAAGTCGATTTGCCAACCTTTCTGCAGCAAAAGCTCGAAGCTAAAAAGGGGATTACAATCGAAATTTCAAAAAACTCTGAATACAACCCTGTATTTAATAAACCTGTTCTGGGTAAAATTTATACCGAATCAGAACTGAAAGAATTTGCTAAGGAGGTTAGCTACAAACCAGACATGGGCTTTGAAGCTGGCACGCATAATGGCGCACATTTCTATACCATCGGCCAGAGAAAAGGGCTTAACATTGGTGGCCGGAAAGAGCCTTTGTTTGTTTTAGCTACAGATACAAAAACCAATACCATTTATGTAGGCCAAGGACACGACCATCCGGGTTTAAATAGGTATGGACTTTTTATTCCTGCAACCGACTTGCATTGGATTCGACCCGATTTGGCACTAGCACCAAACCAAAAATGCGAAATGCTTGTTCGAATCCGCTACCGACAGGCACTTCAGAAGGCCTGCCTCTACTCTACCGAAAGCGGCCTTTACATTCTATTCGAACAGGCCCAGAGAGGCATGACTCCCGGTCAGTTTGCTGCCTGGTATATGGACGAAGAAATGATCGGTTCCGGGGTAATTGATTAA
- a CDS encoding phosphoadenylyl-sulfate reductase, translating into MIELAQKLNEELKDKSAEEILTFFIKQYDGRVGLATSLGAEDQVLTDMIAAIDPATKIFTLDTGRVFPETYQTLEETNKRYGIHIEVYFPKSDRVEEMVNAKGINLFYESIENRKLCCQIRKIEPLKRALADIDVWVTGLRKDQSVTRFFTPLVEYDEGNQVLKVNPLLAWSEKDVWRYIKEKNVPYNVLHDKGFPSIGCQPCTRAIEKGEDVRAGRWWWELPEHKECGLHVKE; encoded by the coding sequence ATGATAGAGTTAGCACAAAAACTGAACGAAGAATTAAAAGATAAGTCCGCAGAAGAGATTCTCACTTTTTTTATTAAACAGTACGATGGCAGGGTGGGTTTAGCAACAAGCCTTGGTGCCGAAGATCAGGTATTGACCGATATGATTGCAGCGATTGATCCGGCTACTAAGATATTCACACTCGACACAGGCCGTGTATTCCCCGAAACCTATCAGACGCTCGAAGAAACCAACAAACGTTATGGCATACACATTGAGGTTTATTTCCCTAAAAGTGATAGGGTAGAAGAGATGGTGAATGCCAAGGGGATAAACCTATTTTACGAGAGTATCGAAAACCGCAAACTTTGTTGCCAGATACGTAAGATTGAGCCTTTAAAGAGGGCTCTTGCCGATATCGATGTATGGGTCACAGGGCTGCGCAAAGACCAATCGGTTACCCGGTTTTTTACCCCTCTGGTAGAATATGACGAAGGCAACCAGGTTTTAAAGGTAAATCCATTACTGGCATGGAGCGAAAAAGATGTGTGGCGCTACATTAAAGAAAAGAATGTGCCTTACAATGTTTTACACGACAAAGGATTTCCGAGCATAGGTTGCCAGCCATGCACCCGGGCTATTGAAAAAGGAGAAGATGTGCGAGCCGGGCGCTGGTGGTGGGAGTTGCCCGAGCATAAGGAGTGTGGGTTGCATGTGAAGGAATAA
- the nhaA gene encoding Na+/H+ antiporter NhaA: protein MMSANKNNIADEFLNPFQRFFKIEASGGIVLLFFTLIALFWANSPWGESYFRFWEYKFTIGVVGQFSLTKEIILWINDGLMAIFFFVVGLEIKRELIAGELSSLKKASLPFAAALGGMILPAIFYLTVNNNPEANSGWGIPMATDIAFSLGILSLLGKRVPISLKIFLMAFAIIDDLGAIVIIALFYSEQVYWNYLLIGIALFALLVVFNRLKIKSIHPYMAVGWVIWYMFLKSGIHPTIAGVMIAFTIPVKRTIRLKDFSDNMQRYLNNFCQPHDQNSRITLNHEQLEAIDSMENDIFDVQSPVQRLEHALHRFVTYVVMPVFALANAGVVLHGASIQNIFTGLSGVIEISMVLGKVLGIFIFSWLAVKLGLAVLPEKVKWNNIIGIGFLGGMGFTMSLFISNLAFNSEVLLNPAKIGILVGSLIAGTIGYFLLKHTLRTNENE from the coding sequence ATGATGAGTGCGAATAAAAACAATATTGCCGATGAATTTCTTAATCCTTTTCAGCGCTTTTTTAAGATTGAAGCATCAGGAGGGATAGTTCTTCTTTTCTTTACATTAATAGCCCTATTCTGGGCTAATTCGCCCTGGGGCGAGAGTTACTTCAGGTTTTGGGAGTATAAATTTACTATTGGGGTTGTAGGTCAGTTCAGCCTAACGAAAGAAATTATTCTTTGGATTAACGATGGGCTAATGGCGATATTCTTTTTTGTAGTAGGCCTTGAAATCAAACGCGAACTTATTGCAGGCGAATTGTCTTCGTTGAAAAAAGCATCGCTCCCTTTTGCGGCAGCATTGGGTGGAATGATATTGCCGGCAATCTTCTATCTTACAGTCAACAATAATCCGGAGGCAAATAGTGGTTGGGGAATCCCTATGGCAACTGATATTGCCTTTTCACTTGGTATATTGAGCTTGCTTGGAAAAAGAGTGCCCATCTCTTTAAAAATATTTCTTATGGCGTTTGCCATTATCGACGATTTAGGGGCCATTGTAATTATAGCCTTGTTTTACAGCGAACAGGTATATTGGAATTATCTGCTTATAGGCATTGCGCTCTTTGCTTTATTGGTTGTTTTTAACAGACTCAAAATAAAAAGTATACACCCTTACATGGCAGTTGGTTGGGTAATCTGGTATATGTTTTTAAAATCGGGTATACACCCAACTATAGCCGGCGTAATGATTGCCTTCACAATACCCGTTAAACGCACCATCAGGTTGAAAGATTTTAGCGATAACATGCAACGCTACCTAAACAATTTCTGCCAACCCCATGATCAAAATAGCCGTATCACCCTTAACCACGAACAACTAGAAGCCATAGACAGCATGGAAAACGATATTTTCGATGTACAAAGTCCTGTTCAGCGCCTCGAACATGCTTTGCACCGCTTTGTGACCTATGTGGTGATGCCGGTTTTTGCTCTTGCAAATGCAGGCGTGGTTTTACATGGTGCAAGCATTCAAAACATATTTACTGGCCTGAGTGGTGTCATTGAAATAAGCATGGTTTTAGGTAAAGTATTGGGTATTTTTATTTTCTCCTGGCTGGCTGTCAAACTGGGCTTGGCAGTGCTGCCTGAAAAGGTTAAATGGAATAATATTATAGGTATTGGATTTTTAGGTGGCATGGGCTTTACCATGTCTTTGTTTATTTCCAATCTGGCATTTAATAGTGAGGTTTTGCTAAATCCGGCAAAGATTGGTATTTTGGTCGGCTCATTGATAGCCGGGACTATTGGTTATTTTCTGCTTAAACATACACTACGCACAAACGAAAACGAATGA
- a CDS encoding NAD(P)H-dependent oxidoreductase: protein MKKILVFAGSNSKQSINKELATYAAGFLADVQIQLLDLNDFPLPLYSVDLEREQGFPMPALDFLRIIKESDGILLSLAEHNSSYTAVFKNLFDWLSRIESECFQNKPMLLLATSPGERGALGVLTSAIERFPRHGAQIIETFTLPNFRHNFISGKIVNDSMQQQLLLVLRRFESSLHKPE from the coding sequence ATGAAAAAAATACTGGTTTTTGCTGGCAGCAACAGCAAGCAATCGATCAACAAAGAACTTGCTACATATGCAGCTGGCTTTTTAGCTGATGTTCAGATTCAACTTCTTGACCTGAACGATTTCCCGCTTCCCCTGTATTCTGTTGATCTGGAGCGTGAGCAGGGATTTCCCATGCCTGCATTAGATTTTTTACGAATAATTAAAGAAAGCGATGGTATTCTGCTTTCACTGGCAGAACATAACAGCAGTTATACTGCCGTATTTAAAAACCTGTTCGATTGGCTATCGCGAATAGAATCCGAATGTTTTCAGAACAAGCCTATGTTATTGCTAGCAACTTCTCCGGGTGAAAGAGGAGCATTGGGGGTGTTAACATCAGCCATCGAACGTTTCCCGCGGCATGGAGCACAGATTATCGAAACCTTTACCCTGCCTAATTTTCGCCATAATTTTATTAGCGGAAAAATTGTAAACGACAGCATGCAACAACAACTTCTTCTTGTGCTGAGGCGTTTTGAGAGCAGCCTCCACAAACCAGAGTAA